The Natronomonas salsuginis genomic sequence CTCGAACCGATTCGATCGACGCCTCGCTCGTGACGCTCGACCCGACCGACGTGATCGAGGCTCGCAGCGGGCTCCGCGTCCAACCGGACGGCGTCGTCTCCGAGCACCCCGAGATGCTGTTGGTTCCCGGTGGCGGGTGGAGCGATCGCGATTCTCCCGGCGTCCGCCGCGAGTACGAACGCGGCGAGATCCCGGACGCGCTCGCCGATCGATTTGACTCGGGAACGACGCTCGCGTCGGTCTGTACCGGGTCATTGCTGTTCGTCGCTGCGGGGGTCCTCGAGGGCCGACCGGCCGCGACGCACCACACCGCACACGATGACTTCCGCGAGATGGGTATCGACCTCCGCGAGGAGCGGTTCGTCGACGACGGCCGGGTGCTCACGGCCAGCGGGATCACTTCGGGGTTCGATCTCGCGTTGCACATCGTCGAACGCGAGTGCGGCGAGGCGGTCGCCGACGCGGTCGCTCGCGAGTTGGAGTACGAACGAGCCATTTAGGGGGCTGCCCGCCCGACGGAACGCTGTGCGGATCGAAAACACCTATATCGGGGTCGACGGCGTCGGAGAAACCACCGAGCGGAGCCTGTGGGAGTGCGGTGCGCTCACGTGGTCGGAGTTCGATCGGACGCTGTGCGGGAGTCAGACGGCGGATCGGATCGAGTCATTCATTGACCGTGCGCGGCCGCGGCTGGCCGACGGTGACTCGGCGTTCTTCGAGTCGGTGCTTCCCTCGAACGAGCGCTGGCGGCTCTATGAGGACTTCCGCGAGGAGGCGTGCTTTTTCGACATCGAGACGACGGGGTTGAACCACACCAACGACGTCGTCACGTGCGTGAGCGCACACCGCGGCGGCGACACGGAGACGCTCGTTCGCGGCGACGACCTGAGCCGAGAGAACCTCTCGGAACTGCTCGACGCGCCCCTCCTCGTCACGTTCAACGGCGCGCGGTTCGACGTTCCGTTCCTCGAAACCTCGTTCGACGTGGATCTCGATCGCCCGCATCTCGATCTCATGTACCCCTGCAAGCGCGTCGGGCTGACGGGCGGCCTGAAGGCGATCGAACCCGACGTCGGCGTCGAGCGGGATCGCCCGGACATCTCCGGGCGGGACGCCGTCCGTCTCTGGCACGAACACGAACGCGGCGTCGACGGCTCCCTCGAAACGCTCGTCTCGTACAACCGCGAGGACGCGGTGAACCTGCGAACGGTCGCCGACGAGGCGGTCGACAGGCTCGACCGGAAACTCCTCCCGTAGGACACAACCGATTTGTCCGTCGCCACATCAGAGGTGGTATGGACTGGCGGCTCATCTCCGAAGAACGACTCCCCGGCCCGCTCTCGATGGCCTTCGACGAGGTCGCCGCCGAGACGATCGCGTCGGGCGGCCCCGCGACGGTTCGACTCTATCGGTGGACGCCGAGCACCGTCTCGCTGGGCTACGGCAACGACGCCTCGATCGTCGACTGGGACCACTGCGCCGACGCGAACGTCGACGTCACGCGCCGACAGACCGGCGGCGGGGCGATCTACCACGACTCGTTCGGCGACGTAGCCTACTCGATCATCGCGCCGAAGTCGGCGTTCCCCGGCGACGTCACGGAGAGTTACTGCGAACTCTTATCGCCCGTGTTAGCCGCCTTCGATTCGGTCGGGGCCGGCGTCGGGTTCGCGAGCGAGGAATCGGAGGCGCTGTGGAACCCGATCTGCTACCTCCGGTCGCTCGATCCGGCGCACGACCTCGTCGCTCCCGACGGCCGAAAGATCGCCGGCAACGCCCAGTACCGAACCCGCGACGCGATCGTCCAGCACGGATCACTGACGTTCGATTCGGATCCGGCGCGCCGGCTGGCCCCGTTCGTCGACCCGCCGCTGTCCGCCGACGCGTTCGCCGACCGGGTCGGCGGGCTGACCGACATTCCGGGCGTCGACATCGACCGGTCGACGTTCGTTGACCTGCTCGAAACCAAACTCGTCGCGTGGGCCGACGCCACGATCGGCGAGTGGACGGACGCCGAACGCGAGCGCGCGGACGACCTCCGCGAACGCAAGTACGATCACGACCGGTGGGTGCGCGAGCGGGACGATCCGACGGCGTGAGTCCGGCGTCGACGTCCCGATGGCGTCGGATTCGAAGCTCCTATTGGCGTGCTCCTCCGATCCGATAGCATGTTACGGATCGGGGCTCACACCTCCATCGCGGGGGGCGTCCACAACGCGGTCGAAGAGCAACTGGAGTACGACGGCAACTGCGGGCAGATCTTCAGCCACTCTCCGCAAGTGTGGCGCGAGCCGAGTATCGGCGGGGAGGACGCCGAGCGGTTCCGCGAGCGCTCGGCCGAGAACGACGTCGGTCCGTGGGTCATTCACACCTCCTATCTCGTCAACCTCTGTACGCCGAAAGACGACCTGCGAGAGAAGTCGATCGCCTCGATGCAGGCCGAACTCGACGCGGCAGATCTGTTGGACGTTCCCTACGTAAACGTCCACTTGGGCGCGCACACGGGCGCGGGCGTCGAAGGCGGCCTCGAAAACGCCGCCTCGGCGCTCGAAGAACTCGACGTCCCCGACGACGTGATGATCCTCATCGAGTCCGACGCGGGGAGCGGAACGAAACTCGGCGGCACGTTCGAGGAACTGGCCGGCGTCCTCGATCGCTGTGCGCTGGATCTCGGCATCTGTCTCGACACGGCACACCTGTTTGGCGCGGGCTACGACATCTCGACGCCGGAGGGCGTCGACGAGACGTTCGCCGAGTTCGACGACCTCGTCGGTCTCGACCGCCTCGAGTACGTCCACCTCAACGACTCGAAACACGAGTGTGGGACGAACAAGGACGAACACGCCCACGTCGGCGAGGGGCTCATCGGCGAGGCCGGCATGCGCGCGTTCGTCACCCACGACGCCGTCGCCGACGTGCCGTTCGTCTTGGAGACGCCGACGGAGAACGGGAAGTCGTTCGCCTGGAACGTCGAGCGCGTTCGAGAGCTTCACGGGGAGTGATCGACGGCGGACGCGGCGCTTTTATTCGCCACTCCCCAACGACGCCCAATGCGGCACTTCGACGCCGAGTACCTGCGGGAGACGCGCCGCGGTATGTGGGCCGACAGCCGCGCTGCCCTCGCCGATCTCGATCTCGGATCGTGCGACCGCGTCATCGACGTGGGCTGCGGCGAGGGGGCTCTGACGCGGGTGCTCCGCGAGGAGTGCCCCGGCGAGGTGATCGGCTGCGATCGCAATGTCGAGTTACTCTCCGAACTCGACGCCCCGGCCGTTCGCGGGGATGCGTACGACCTCCCGTTCGCCGACGGGGGCGTCGACCTCGTCGTCTGCCAGGCGCTGTTGATCAACCTCGCCGATCCCGAGCGCGCGGTCCGAGAGTTCGCACGCGTCGCGTCCGATCGCGTCGCCTGTATCGAACCCGACAACGGGGCCGTCAGCGTCGAGTCGACCGTCGACGCCGAACGCGACCTCGCTCTGCGCGCGCGCCGTCGGTACCTCGACGGCGTCGAAACAGACGTCCAACTGGGTGCCGACGCCGCGACAGTCCTTGAAGACGCCGGGCTCTCCAACGTGCGCACGCGGCGGTACGAGCAGACGCTCGTCGTTGAACCGCCGTACAGCGACGCTGATCTCGAAGCGGCTAGCCGGAAGGCGAGCGGGGCGGGTCTGCGCGCACGCCGGGGGACCATGGTCGGCACCGAGGAGGCGCTCGACTCGCTCCGCACCGAATGGCGCGCGATGGGCAGGGACGCGGTCGAACAGGTACAGCGCGAGGAGTACCGCCGCACGGAGACGGTTCCGTTCTACGTCGCCGTCGGGGACGTGTAGCTCGAGGGGTTCGCTCGAACCTCAGAGTCCCAGCGCGTCGAGATCGATCTCCGCGACGAGTTTCGCGGCCCGATCGTACGGCGACTCCCGGTCACCCCTCGCTTCGGGTCGAGCCCGCCCCGCGGACGCGTAGACGGCCTCGGCGAACGCCTCGCGGGCGATCCGGTTCTCGAAGAGGCCGTGCAGGTAGGTCCCGAGCACGTCGCCGGCGGCGGCTCCCTCGCCGTCGAAGGGCCGATCGAGGTCCGCGAGGTGTTCGCTGTCGCCCATATGGATCTCGTAGCCGGAGACGGTCCCGGAGGCTCCGGATAGAGGACCACAGCCATCGAGATCCCGCTTGACGGCCTCGACGGTCTTCTCGGGACTGAATCGGGTTTCGACCGGCAGTACGCCCGCACCGTCGACCGTCTCGGCGTCGCCGGTCCCCTCAACGTTCGCGTTCGCCAACCGCTCGCCGAGCAGCTGGTAGCCGCCACAGAGGCCGACGATCGGCCCCTCGAACGCTCGAAGTTCCGCGTAGAGCCCGGCCTCGCGCGCGGCGATGGCGTCGTCGACGGTGTTTTTTGTCCCTGTGAGCACTACGGCGTCGGCGTCGAGCGGAGCATCGAGCGGAACGAAGCGGACGCGGACGCCCCGCGTGCGCGCCAGCGGCTCGACGTCGGTGACGTTCGAGGCGCGGGGGAACCGCGGGACGGCGATCGTCACCGTCCGATCGGGGGCGACGCCGTCGTCGTCACCGATCGTTTCGGCCGAGCCGACGGCGGGCAGCGAGACGCTGTCCTCTTCGGGGAGCCCGGGGTCGTCGTAGGGGAGTACGCCGAGGACGGGCACGCCCGTCCGTTGCTCGATGCGATCGAGCCCCGGTTCGAGGAGCGACCGATCACCGCGGAACTTGGTGATCGCGACGCCGACGACCCGGTCGCGGACGTCCTCGGGCAGTAGTTCGAGCGTCCCGAGGATGGACGCGAAGACGCCGCCGCGCTCGATATCCGCGACTAGCAGTACGTCGGCGTCGGCGAACCGCGCGGTCTCGACGTTGGCCAGATCGCGGTCGTGGAGGTTGATCTCGGCGATCGAGCCGGCCCCCTCGGCGACGATCACGTCGTGCGTCGCCGCCAGCCGCTCGTGCGCTTTCTCGGCGGTTTCCCTCGCTCGCTCCCAGTGTCTCTCGTAGTACTCCCCGGCGGCGAAGTGCTCGATCGCCTCGCCGTCGAGGACCAGTTGGGACTCGCCGTCGCCGCGGGGTTTCAACAGGACCGGATTGTGATCCGTCGTTGCCGGCACGCGGGCCGCGTTCGCCTGGACGTACTGTGAGACGCCGATCTCGCCGAATCCGTCGCCGTTCGCCCGGGCGACCGCACGCGCGTTGTTGGACATGTTTTGGGCTTTGAACGGCGCGACGTCGACTCCCCTCTCGGCCAGATACCGACACAGACCGGCCGCGACCGTCGACTTGCCGACGTGGCTCGCGGTGCCGGCGACGAGGATCGTTCTGGCCTCCATCGCTTTAGGCTTGGACTCGGCCGACAATACCTGTTGTGCCTCCGTGCTCTCCTGCGGGGAACGTTTATCAAACCGCTGTCCGAACGGCCGATCAATGGACGACGGCGGACCGGTCGATATCGGAGCGTGGCTCGCCGAGCAGGAGTCGTTCGAGCCGCCGGAGTCGTTCGTCGAGGGGGCGAACGTCTCTGACCCGGATATTTATGATGAGTTTGCGGAGCGGTGGCCCGAGTGTTGGGAGCGCGCCGCCGAGCTGCTGACCTGGGATCGACCCTGGGATCGAGTGTTGGACGAGTCGGACGCGCCGACGTATCGGTGGTTCACCGGCGGCCGGCTCAACGCCGCCTACAACTGCGTCGACAGACACGTTGAGGCGGGGCGGAAGAACCGCGCGGCGCTTCGATGGATCGGCAAACGCGGCGAGACGGAGACGCACACCTACGGGGATCTGAAACGGGAGACGGAGGCGTTCGCGGCCGCACTCTTGGAGCTAGGTGTCGAGGAGGACGATGTCGTCACGCTGTATCTGCCGATGATCCCCGAACTGCCGATCGCGATGTTGGCGTGCGCGCGGATCGGCGCGCCGCACTCGGTCGTCTTCGCCGGCTTCTCCGCGAGCGCGCTCGAAACGCGCATGGAGCGCTCCGGTGCGGAGTATCTCGTGACCTGCGACGGCTACTACCGTCGCGGGGACGCGCTCAATCACAAGGGGAAAGCTGACCGGGCGGTCCGGCGGATCGATCGGGATATCGAAACCGTCGTCGTCGACCGACTCGGCGGTGGATTGCCCCACTCGCTCAGCGAGAACCAACACGACTACGACGACCTCGTCGAACGGAACCGATCGAACGTCGTCGAGCCGGTCGTTCGCGACGCCGAGGACGACCTCTTCGTGATGTACACGTCGGGGACGACGGGTGAGCCGAAAGCCGTTCGGCACACGACAGGCGGCTATCTCTCTCACGCCGCGTGGACGTCGCACGCGGTGTTGGACGTGAAGCCGGCGGACACGTACTGGTGTTCGGCCGATATCGGGTGGATCACGGGGCACTCCTACATCGTCTACGGCCCGCTCGCGCTCGGCACCACGACGATCATCTACGAGGAGACGCCCGACTACCCCGAGAAGACCCGTATCTGGGAATTGATCCAGCGGTACGACGTGAACGTCTTTTACACGGCGCCGACGGCGATCCGTGCGTTCATGAAGTGGGGGTCGGAACATCCGCAGGGGTACGATCTGTCGTCGCTGCGGTTGCTGGGGACGGTCGGGGAGCCGATCAACCCGAAGGCGTGGAAGTGGTACTACAAACACGTCGGTGGCGAGGAATGTCCGATCGTCGACACCTGGTGGCAAGCGGAGACGGGGGGGATGATGATCACGACGCTGCCGGCGATCGGGGAGATGAAGCCGGGGTCGGCGGGGCCGCCGCTGCCCGGGATCAGCGCCAACGTCGTCGACGAGGCCGGCGAGGAGGTCGCTCCCGGCGAGGCCGGCTTCTTGACGGTAGACAAACCGTGGCCCGGCATGCTTCGGGGGCTCGCCAGCGGCGACGGCGAGCGGTTCGTTTCGGAGTACTGGGAGGCGTACTCGGATCCTGACGCCGACGAGTGGGTGTACTTCCCCGAAGACGGCGCGAAGATCGACGAGGACGGCTACATCACGCTGCTCGGGCGCGTCGATGACGTGATCTCCGTCGGCGACGCCCGGATCGGAACGATGGAGCTCGAGTCGGCGGTCGTCGGCGTCGAGGGGGTCGCCGAGGCCGCCGTCACGGGCGCGGGTGGAACCCTCATCGTCTACGCGAGCACCGAACAGGGATACACCGGGGACGCGATCCTCGGCGAGGCGGTCGAGGCAGCGATCGAACGGAGTATCGGCGAGGTCGCGATCCCAGACCACATCGTGTTCACGCCGGAGTTGCCGAAGACCCGATCCGGGAAGATCATGCGACGACTGCTCGAAGGAATCGCAACCGGCGAGGAGTTAGGTGATATCAGCGCGCTTCGCAATCCCGAGATCGTCGGCGAACTTCGCGCCCGTCTCTCCGGTGACACCCGGTCGTATCTGGAGTCCGAAGACTGATTTCGCTTCTATCCAAACTACCGAAACAATTCGGCGCACGGCACCCGAAACCGCGTAAAACAGCTTGGAACTCCGGATTCGAGCGCATCGACCGGTGTGTGACCAACGGCCAAAGAACTAAGACTTCGGAATTTCTGTGTAATACGAAATGGCCGATCACCTCCGCCGACAAGAGTACGCGCGTCTCCGCGCGGCGGCCGAAACGACGCGGGAGCGGCTCGTCATTCGGCTCATCGGCGAAGCCGGCGTCAGGCCAGCCGAACAGACCCGCGTTCGGCCCGGAGACGTCGATCGGCGTCGGTTCGGCGGCGTCACGCATCACTTTCTGTCCGTTCGGGACGACGACGATACGCCGTCCCGTCGAACGTATCTCTCGGGAGAGCTGGCCCAGACGATAGACGAATACGCCGCGACCGCGGGAACGGATCCGGACGGCCGCCTGCTCGACATCACGCCGCGTCGAGTCCAGATGCTCGTCTCGGAAGTCGCCGATAGAGCGGCCGAGACGACCGGTGAATCGTGGTTCGCCGACCTTTCGAGCCGCGATCTCCGTCGGTATTTCGCCCGACGATTGCTCGTCGAGGAGGGGATCGACCCGCGGATCGTGGGAACGATCGGCGGGTGGGACCGCCTCGGGGCGCTCGAACCGTATCTCGAACCGGCCGACGACGCAGCCGTCGCGGCCGCGTTCGGCGACTCGGATCGGTCCGCAGTCGACGGGTCCGGGCTGTCGCTCGACGAGAGCGATCGAGTCGTCGGGCTCGAACTCGACGCCGACGGTCGAATCGTCGGTGCCGAGGGCGACGTTCGATCGACGCTCGAGTACGAACCGAACGCCGTCGTCGGAACGCCGTTCGGACGGCTGTTCACGGACGGTTCCCGCGAGCGTGCGAAACCAAAGGGGCTGCTCTCGTCGGCCAGTAGAGACGATCTCACGGTCGAAACGTGTTGGTTCCGGCGAGCCGACGGCGAGCGAGCCCGCCTCTCGGCGCTCGTCTGCGCCCGACGCGGCGACGATCACCTCACGGGGTTCACCGCGGTTCTCTGGGATGCCGACGCCGATGACGGTAACTGGACGGCGAGTACGTTCCGTCGAGCCGTCTCCGCCGCCGGACAGCCCGTCTGTTTTGCCACCGCCGACGGGGAACTCGAGTACGTCAACCTTGCCTTCGAGGAGCTGACCGGATACACCCAAAGCGAGGTCGTTGGCCGCCCGGCTGCCGACATTCTCAGCTCCGGGGAGGATCTCGAGGCCTACGACGAATCGCTCCGGGGGACGGTGTCGGACGGGGAGCCGTGGGTCGGACAGGTGACGATCCGCCGAAAGAGCGGTGAGCGAGTGCATCTCCGCCAGACGGTCGCGCCGATCGGCGGCGGTGAGTTCGTCGTCATCGTCGCGACGGACGTGACCGAGCGGGTTCGACGCGAACGCGCACTCGCTCGTCGCTGCGAGACGCTCGAGGGGCTCGAAGGGCTGGTCGCGGACATCAACGCTGCCGGCCGGGAACTGATCGACGCATCGACCAGATCCGAGATCGAAGCCGCGGTCTGCGCCTCGCTCGCCGACAGCGACGCGTATCTCGCCGCGTGGATTGGCGGCACAGCACCGGGTGATCCACAGCTGCGACCGCGGGAGGGGGCCGGGGCGGCCATCGTCGGTGACTCACCGTTCACTACCGACGCCGGAGTGCTGTCATCGGCGCTCGAAACCGATCATCCCCGGGTCGCGGGCGGAGAGTTTTCGGCGGACGTCGCCGGTCCCTTCGATCCCGAGGACGTCTCCGACGCTCGCGCGGTCGGGGTCGTCCCGCTCGCGTACGGGGAGACAACGTACGGACTCCTCGTCGTGTTCACCGACCGCGGGACCGCGTTCGGCGACCGCGAACGGACGCTCCTGTCCGATCTCGGAGCGCACGTCGGGCACGCGATCACCGCGATAGAGCGCCGGAATCTGCTGTTGGCGGACACCGTCGTCGAGTTGGAGTTCAACTGCACCGATCGAGGTGCCTTTCTCGTCTCCGCGACGGCCGCACACGAGTGCACCTGCTCGATCGAGGCGGTCGTCCCCGTCTCGGAGGATTCGCTTTTGTTTTACGCGACGCTTTCGAACGCGTCCCCGGACGCGTTTCTCGATACGGCGACCGCGGCGCCGGGCGTCACCGACGGCCGCTACATCCGCGAGTACGACGACCGATCGCTGCTCGAGTTCACCGTCGAGGGGAGTTCTCCGGCGCTGACGCTGACCGAGCTGAGCGCGACGATTCGGGAGGGGGTCGCCGCCGCCGGCACACAGACCCTCCGGGCCGAGATCTCCCAGGAGATGAGCGTCAGATCGGTTGTCGAGGGGCTGCAGGCTTCGTTCCCGGACACCGCGCTTCGGGCGAAACAGGCGGTCGACCGCCCAGTCGAGACCGTCGCGGACTTTCAGGACTCGCTCGCGGAGACGCTCACGGACAAACAGCGCGCGGCGCTCCGGGCGGCGTACTTCGCCGGCTACTTCGATTGGCCGCGTGGATCGACCGCCGAGGAGGTCGCCGACTCGATGGGCGTCTCCTCGCCGACGCTCCACAACCACCTCCGGAAGGCCGAGCGAAAGCTCCTTTCGTCGTTCTTCGAGCACACGCGCGATCACATCGGCGGCGGTCCTCCGCACATCTGAGCGGTGTTCGTGATCCTCTGCCCCGATCGGCGTCGTCGGGGCGAGCGGTGTATAAATACTTTGAGGCTGCTGTGAGTGCCGAACATATTCGACGCAAAAATCGCCAATCGGACGTTCAGTATTTCAATGATCTTTCATTTTAGTCCCCGAAATAGGGTTTCTCACGCCGTATCTACGTCGAATGGCTGTCGGAGCGTCGCTCTCGATCGCGGCGAAGTTTGTATGTTTAGATCCCTCGCTTATTAGTACGCCATCTATTCGGTAGGACGTAATGTCTGAACCGGAGGATACGAAACTGGAGGCACGGCTCGCCGAACAGGAGTCGTTCGAGCCGCCGGAGTCGTTCGTCGAGGAGGCGAACGTTTCGGACCCGGATATTTACGATGAGTTCGAGGAGAACTGGCCGGAGTGTTGGGAGCGCGCGGCCGAGCTGTTGACTTGGGAGGAGGAGTACGACGAGGTGCTCGTCGACGACGACGAGCCGTTCTACGAGTGGTTCACGAACGGAAAGCTCAACGCCTCGGCGAACTGTCTCGACCGCCACCTCGACGATCGCGGCGACGAACTCGCGATCCAGTGGGAGGGCGAACTCGGCGAGACGCGCGAGTACACGTACGAGGAACTCCACCGCGAAGTGAACGAGTTCGCGGCCGCACTCTCGGAGTTGGGCGTCGAGGAGGACGATATCG encodes the following:
- a CDS encoding lipoate--protein ligase family protein, translated to MDWRLISEERLPGPLSMAFDEVAAETIASGGPATVRLYRWTPSTVSLGYGNDASIVDWDHCADANVDVTRRQTGGGAIYHDSFGDVAYSIIAPKSAFPGDVTESYCELLSPVLAAFDSVGAGVGFASEESEALWNPICYLRSLDPAHDLVAPDGRKIAGNAQYRTRDAIVQHGSLTFDSDPARRLAPFVDPPLSADAFADRVGGLTDIPGVDIDRSTFVDLLETKLVAWADATIGEWTDAERERADDLRERKYDHDRWVRERDDPTA
- a CDS encoding DJ-1/PfpI family protein produces the protein MDVEILLFDGYDELDAIGPYEVFRLAGARTDSIDASLVTLDPTDVIEARSGLRVQPDGVVSEHPEMLLVPGGGWSDRDSPGVRREYERGEIPDALADRFDSGTTLASVCTGSLLFVAAGVLEGRPAATHHTAHDDFREMGIDLREERFVDDGRVLTASGITSGFDLALHIVERECGEAVADAVARELEYERAI
- a CDS encoding bacterio-opsin activator domain-containing protein, which encodes MADHLRRQEYARLRAAAETTRERLVIRLIGEAGVRPAEQTRVRPGDVDRRRFGGVTHHFLSVRDDDDTPSRRTYLSGELAQTIDEYAATAGTDPDGRLLDITPRRVQMLVSEVADRAAETTGESWFADLSSRDLRRYFARRLLVEEGIDPRIVGTIGGWDRLGALEPYLEPADDAAVAAAFGDSDRSAVDGSGLSLDESDRVVGLELDADGRIVGAEGDVRSTLEYEPNAVVGTPFGRLFTDGSRERAKPKGLLSSASRDDLTVETCWFRRADGERARLSALVCARRGDDHLTGFTAVLWDADADDGNWTASTFRRAVSAAGQPVCFATADGELEYVNLAFEELTGYTQSEVVGRPAADILSSGEDLEAYDESLRGTVSDGEPWVGQVTIRRKSGERVHLRQTVAPIGGGEFVVIVATDVTERVRRERALARRCETLEGLEGLVADINAAGRELIDASTRSEIEAAVCASLADSDAYLAAWIGGTAPGDPQLRPREGAGAAIVGDSPFTTDAGVLSSALETDHPRVAGGEFSADVAGPFDPEDVSDARAVGVVPLAYGETTYGLLVVFTDRGTAFGDRERTLLSDLGAHVGHAITAIERRNLLLADTVVELEFNCTDRGAFLVSATAAHECTCSIEAVVPVSEDSLLFYATLSNASPDAFLDTATAAPGVTDGRYIREYDDRSLLEFTVEGSSPALTLTELSATIREGVAAAGTQTLRAEISQEMSVRSVVEGLQASFPDTALRAKQAVDRPVETVADFQDSLAETLTDKQRAALRAAYFAGYFDWPRGSTAEEVADSMGVSSPTLHNHLRKAERKLLSSFFEHTRDHIGGGPPHI
- a CDS encoding ribonuclease H-like domain-containing protein; translated protein: MRIENTYIGVDGVGETTERSLWECGALTWSEFDRTLCGSQTADRIESFIDRARPRLADGDSAFFESVLPSNERWRLYEDFREEACFFDIETTGLNHTNDVVTCVSAHRGGDTETLVRGDDLSRENLSELLDAPLLVTFNGARFDVPFLETSFDVDLDRPHLDLMYPCKRVGLTGGLKAIEPDVGVERDRPDISGRDAVRLWHEHERGVDGSLETLVSYNREDAVNLRTVADEAVDRLDRKLLP
- a CDS encoding cobyric acid synthase encodes the protein MEARTILVAGTASHVGKSTVAAGLCRYLAERGVDVAPFKAQNMSNNARAVARANGDGFGEIGVSQYVQANAARVPATTDHNPVLLKPRGDGESQLVLDGEAIEHFAAGEYYERHWERARETAEKAHERLAATHDVIVAEGAGSIAEINLHDRDLANVETARFADADVLLVADIERGGVFASILGTLELLPEDVRDRVVGVAITKFRGDRSLLEPGLDRIEQRTGVPVLGVLPYDDPGLPEEDSVSLPAVGSAETIGDDDGVAPDRTVTIAVPRFPRASNVTDVEPLARTRGVRVRFVPLDAPLDADAVVLTGTKNTVDDAIAAREAGLYAELRAFEGPIVGLCGGYQLLGERLANANVEGTGDAETVDGAGVLPVETRFSPEKTVEAVKRDLDGCGPLSGASGTVSGYEIHMGDSEHLADLDRPFDGEGAAAGDVLGTYLHGLFENRIAREAFAEAVYASAGRARPEARGDRESPYDRAAKLVAEIDLDALGL
- a CDS encoding deoxyribonuclease IV, with protein sequence MLRIGAHTSIAGGVHNAVEEQLEYDGNCGQIFSHSPQVWREPSIGGEDAERFRERSAENDVGPWVIHTSYLVNLCTPKDDLREKSIASMQAELDAADLLDVPYVNVHLGAHTGAGVEGGLENAASALEELDVPDDVMILIESDAGSGTKLGGTFEELAGVLDRCALDLGICLDTAHLFGAGYDISTPEGVDETFAEFDDLVGLDRLEYVHLNDSKHECGTNKDEHAHVGEGLIGEAGMRAFVTHDAVADVPFVLETPTENGKSFAWNVERVRELHGE
- the acs gene encoding acetate--CoA ligase, with product MDDGGPVDIGAWLAEQESFEPPESFVEGANVSDPDIYDEFAERWPECWERAAELLTWDRPWDRVLDESDAPTYRWFTGGRLNAAYNCVDRHVEAGRKNRAALRWIGKRGETETHTYGDLKRETEAFAAALLELGVEEDDVVTLYLPMIPELPIAMLACARIGAPHSVVFAGFSASALETRMERSGAEYLVTCDGYYRRGDALNHKGKADRAVRRIDRDIETVVVDRLGGGLPHSLSENQHDYDDLVERNRSNVVEPVVRDAEDDLFVMYTSGTTGEPKAVRHTTGGYLSHAAWTSHAVLDVKPADTYWCSADIGWITGHSYIVYGPLALGTTTIIYEETPDYPEKTRIWELIQRYDVNVFYTAPTAIRAFMKWGSEHPQGYDLSSLRLLGTVGEPINPKAWKWYYKHVGGEECPIVDTWWQAETGGMMITTLPAIGEMKPGSAGPPLPGISANVVDEAGEEVAPGEAGFLTVDKPWPGMLRGLASGDGERFVSEYWEAYSDPDADEWVYFPEDGAKIDEDGYITLLGRVDDVISVGDARIGTMELESAVVGVEGVAEAAVTGAGGTLIVYASTEQGYTGDAILGEAVEAAIERSIGEVAIPDHIVFTPELPKTRSGKIMRRLLEGIATGEELGDISALRNPEIVGELRARLSGDTRSYLESED
- a CDS encoding class I SAM-dependent methyltransferase; this translates as MRHFDAEYLRETRRGMWADSRAALADLDLGSCDRVIDVGCGEGALTRVLREECPGEVIGCDRNVELLSELDAPAVRGDAYDLPFADGGVDLVVCQALLINLADPERAVREFARVASDRVACIEPDNGAVSVESTVDAERDLALRARRRYLDGVETDVQLGADAATVLEDAGLSNVRTRRYEQTLVVEPPYSDADLEAASRKASGAGLRARRGTMVGTEEALDSLRTEWRAMGRDAVEQVQREEYRRTETVPFYVAVGDV